A DNA window from Arachis hypogaea cultivar Tifrunner chromosome 18, arahy.Tifrunner.gnm2.J5K5, whole genome shotgun sequence contains the following coding sequences:
- the LOC112770377 gene encoding uncharacterized protein, with protein sequence MSEASAGMHCYESEELDSVASDDEDSEQVAFPQANPDAPVREVRLELGMEFENLDHFKKAVRKFNINLGRSIFFLRVDSTRCKAICYDESCPWQIYCAKRSFPLSFQVKTFVNEHTCSRVNKNKSADGKWVVQELEDKILDHPDLTQRQAQDFFKKEYDVIVNERKIYRAMVKAKQLIEGSEIAQYAVLRDYANEIMRTNPGSTVRISTDYVEGTVHKFKRIYICLEGCKKDFSVGYRPFIGLDGTFLKGYYPGQLLTAIGHDTNNHIYPIAYAVVECECKDSWK encoded by the coding sequence CAGGGATGCATTGTTACGAGTCGGAGGAGCTTGATTCCGTTGCAAGTGATGATGAAGACAGTGAGCAGGTAGCATTTCCTCAAGCGAATCCTGATGCTCCAGTGAGGGAAGTAAGGTTGGAGCTTGGCATGGAGTTTGAAAATCTGGACCATTTCAAGAAGGCAGTTAGGAAGTTCAACATCAACTTAGGGAGAAGCATATTCTTTCTAAGGGTGGATTCAACTAGGTGCAAGGCCATATGTTATGATGAGAGTTGTCCGTGGCAGATATACTGTGCAAAACGGTCGTTTCCATTAAGCTTTCAGGTGAAAACGTTTGTGAATGAACATACCTGCAGTAGAGTTAACAAGAATAAATCTGCAGATGGTAAATGGGTTGTACAGGAGCTTGAGGACAAGATCCTTGATCATCCAGACTTGACTCAAAGGCAGGCACAAGATTTTTTCAAGAAGGAGTATGACGTGATTGTGAACGAGAGGAAGATATACAGGGCTATGGTGAAGGCGAAACAACTAATAGAAGGGAGTGAAATAGCTCAGTATGCTGTTCTTAGAGACTATGCTAATGAGATTATGAGGACCAACCCAGGCTCCACTGTGAGGATTAGTACTGATTATGTTGAAGGGACTGTGCACAAATTCAAAAGGATATATATATGCTTGGAAGGGTGTAAAAAGGATTTTTCGGTTGGCTACAGGCCCTTTATAGGGTTAGATGGAACTTTTTTAAAGGGATACTACCCTGGGCAGTTGTTGACTGCAATCGGCCATGATACCAATAACCATATCTATCCGATAGCATATGCTGTTGTGGAGTGCGAATGCAAGGATAGCTGGAAATGA